The Desulfatibacillum aliphaticivorans DSM 15576 genome has a segment encoding these proteins:
- a CDS encoding SpoIIE family protein phosphatase produces the protein MMKTTNRGIAFKLNLWILTSVTLIFAVIFTYTYLFTRDMLIAKIEQSALDLARATSEDIDAVLLSVEKTPENIAVAMEQFRPQSGAFTGLIQETIKRSPEIYGATVAFEPWEYSTNIRYFAPYYYKGRDGKVEFTYIPYDYIYEDWYQIPKELDEPVWSEPYFDEGAGNILMSTYSVPFYDLNSPEKKLWGVTTADISLAWLQEIVQAIKIGETGYGFLITKNGTFVTHPNSRLIMNETIFSLAEGKGDARLREIGRRMIAGETGFVSLNCEFSGKPCWLVYNPLSSNEWSLGVMFPKEELMADVFRLNKIVIGLGAAGFILIMFLIAAISGTITRPLRALTRVAEDVATGNLDAEMPEVKSRDEVASLAHSLDNMKTSLKDYIRDLTDLTAAKERIESELQIARDIQMGILPKVFPPFPERDDFALYADVEPAKEVGGDLYDFFFIDEERLCVTLGDVSGKGVPAALFMTITQTLIKTRATQNLSAGEVIAWVNHDLAQENPSFMFVTMFFGIFNVKTGDLDYVIAGHNPPYIVRANGDLEMMPSTKGMALGIREEAQYSAAKVTLSQGDMLFLYTDGVTEAMDPHNDLFSEERLENILKEHGLMKVGDLIKHIFAEVHSFADTAPQADDITMLALRYTPE, from the coding sequence ATGATGAAAACCACCAATAGGGGCATTGCCTTTAAACTCAATTTGTGGATCCTGACGAGTGTGACCCTGATTTTCGCGGTCATATTCACCTACACGTATTTGTTCACGCGGGACATGCTCATCGCGAAAATCGAGCAAAGCGCTCTTGATTTGGCTCGGGCCACTTCCGAGGATATTGACGCCGTTTTGCTTTCCGTGGAAAAAACCCCGGAAAACATAGCCGTCGCCATGGAGCAGTTTCGTCCCCAAAGCGGAGCTTTTACGGGCCTGATTCAGGAAACCATCAAGCGCAGCCCGGAAATCTACGGCGCCACGGTGGCTTTCGAACCCTGGGAGTACAGTACAAACATTCGGTACTTCGCCCCCTATTACTATAAAGGCAGGGACGGCAAGGTCGAATTCACCTACATCCCCTATGACTACATTTACGAAGATTGGTACCAGATCCCCAAAGAACTGGACGAGCCGGTGTGGAGCGAGCCCTATTTTGACGAAGGCGCGGGCAATATCCTCATGTCCACCTATTCGGTTCCCTTTTACGACCTGAACAGCCCTGAAAAGAAGTTATGGGGCGTTACCACGGCGGACATCTCCCTGGCTTGGCTCCAGGAAATCGTCCAGGCAATTAAAATCGGAGAGACCGGATACGGCTTTCTCATCACTAAAAACGGAACCTTTGTCACGCATCCAAACTCCCGCCTGATTATGAACGAAACCATTTTCAGCCTGGCCGAGGGCAAAGGCGACGCGCGGCTGCGCGAGATCGGCCGGCGCATGATTGCAGGCGAGACCGGGTTCGTGTCCCTGAACTGCGAATTTTCAGGCAAGCCCTGCTGGCTGGTCTACAACCCCTTGTCTTCCAATGAATGGTCCCTGGGCGTCATGTTTCCCAAAGAAGAACTCATGGCTGACGTGTTCCGCCTGAATAAAATCGTCATCGGCCTGGGCGCCGCCGGCTTCATTTTGATCATGTTTCTTATCGCCGCCATTTCAGGAACCATTACGCGCCCCCTCAGGGCCTTGACCAGAGTGGCCGAGGACGTGGCCACCGGAAACCTGGACGCGGAAATGCCCGAAGTCAAATCCCGGGACGAGGTGGCCAGCCTGGCCCACTCCCTGGATAACATGAAAACCTCCCTCAAGGATTACATTCGGGATCTCACGGACCTTACCGCCGCCAAGGAAAGAATCGAAAGCGAACTTCAGATCGCCCGGGACATCCAGATGGGCATCCTGCCCAAGGTCTTTCCGCCCTTCCCGGAGCGGGACGACTTCGCCCTCTACGCCGATGTGGAGCCCGCCAAGGAAGTAGGCGGCGATTTGTACGACTTTTTTTTCATCGACGAGGAGCGCCTGTGCGTCACCCTGGGAGACGTGTCCGGCAAGGGCGTGCCTGCGGCGCTCTTCATGACCATCACCCAGACCCTCATTAAAACCCGGGCCACGCAAAATCTTTCCGCGGGAGAAGTGATTGCATGGGTGAACCACGACCTGGCCCAGGAAAACCCCTCCTTTATGTTTGTGACCATGTTCTTCGGGATTTTCAACGTGAAGACCGGAGACCTGGATTACGTCATTGCAGGACACAACCCGCCTTACATCGTCCGCGCCAACGGAGACCTGGAAATGATGCCCTCCACCAAAGGCATGGCCCTGGGCATCCGGGAGGAGGCCCAGTACTCCGCGGCCAAGGTTACGCTTAGCCAGGGGGACATGCTTTTCCTGTACACCGACGGCGTCACCGAAGCCATGGATCCCCACAACGACCTTTTCTCCGAGGAGCGCCTGGAGAATATCCTCAAGGAGCACGGACTAATGAAGGTGGGAGACCTCATCAAGCACATCTTTGCCGAGGTGCATTCATTTGCCGACACCGCTCCCCAGGCCGACGACATCACCATGCTGGCCCTTCGCTACACGCCGGAGTAG
- a CDS encoding RhlG family 3-oxoacyl-ACP reductase produces the protein MIDALFSMKGKICLVTGGSRGLGYYMAQGFLEAGAARVYITARKAPACLEAAEELSKFGECIAIPGDVGGLEGIQALAARISEKEDSLDVLVNNAGAAWGAPIDAFPEKGWDKVMDLNVKSPFFMTQAFLALLKKGKNAENTASVVNIGSIAGIVGDSLSSYSYGPSKAAIHQLTRNLAKDLADDHIRVNAIAPGRFFSKMTEYVSKDKAAYEAECKEIPLHRWGSAEDIAGVAVMLCSRAGAYMTGQIVPIDGGSSL, from the coding sequence ATGATTGATGCACTGTTTTCCATGAAAGGCAAGATTTGCCTGGTCACCGGCGGGTCCAGGGGGCTTGGCTATTACATGGCTCAGGGATTTTTGGAAGCCGGGGCCGCCCGCGTATATATTACGGCCAGGAAAGCGCCTGCCTGCCTGGAGGCGGCGGAGGAGCTCTCAAAGTTCGGCGAGTGCATCGCCATCCCCGGAGACGTGGGCGGGCTGGAAGGCATCCAGGCTCTGGCCGCCCGAATTTCCGAAAAGGAAGACAGCCTGGACGTGCTGGTAAATAATGCCGGCGCGGCCTGGGGCGCGCCTATTGACGCCTTCCCGGAAAAAGGTTGGGACAAGGTGATGGACCTGAACGTCAAGTCTCCGTTTTTCATGACACAGGCCTTTTTGGCCTTGCTCAAAAAGGGAAAAAACGCGGAAAACACCGCCAGCGTCGTCAATATCGGCTCCATAGCCGGGATTGTGGGCGACAGCCTTTCCAGTTACAGCTACGGACCGAGCAAGGCAGCCATCCACCAATTGACGCGGAACCTGGCAAAGGATTTGGCGGATGACCACATCCGGGTTAACGCCATTGCGCCGGGCCGGTTTTTCTCCAAAATGACCGAATACGTCAGCAAGGACAAAGCGGCCTACGAGGCGGAGTGCAAGGAAATTCCTCTGCACCGCTGGGGAAGCGCCGAGGACATCGCCGGGGTGGCCGTCATGCTTTGCAGCAGGGCTGGGGCCTATATGACCGGCCAGATCGTCCCCATCGACGGCGGCAGCTCTCTGTGA
- a CDS encoding vWA domain-containing protein has product MIFDASGSMWGQIEGKAKITIAKEVMEGIVNDLPDDINVGLTVYGHRRKGDCDDLETLIPLGPIDKQAFIEKIKAINPKGKTPMLRSIRLTAEAIKHLEDETTILLVSDGKETCDPEPCAFVAELKKLGINFVMHVVGFDVGGETEEELKCMAAAGDGEYFPASNADKLKEALTTVIEKTVEKNLKVSALLNGKPLDVQVVVLNPQTGEEVMQGQSTKTRPASFALPPGVYDVKVIDAWVQDSHPHKLFKAVEVTENDVTEITAKFGAGRLEVSPIKEGMLFSAAVEVKGSNGQDFRDNSTETRTAAFDLEEGAYTVSVRDAWGTDSIIDLGEVIVVPGETVKKEAVFETGFLQLFPMKQGKLFSAAVIVKTPQGEEKSDNSTETRPAKFELLPGQYSITVRDAWGTDAIIDLGEVTIIPGQTVKKEAAFESGFLEVYPRKKGELFDAAVKTKTLQGKSLMKYSTSSTPAKFELPPGKYSVQISDEWGTKAVMDLGEIEILSSQTIKKEVSFESGVLEVSPIRNGKLFYAAVELTKPDGEVVRDDSTENAPSKFEVLPGVYSIEIRDDWGDKSKRTFKVEIKAGETVRKTVDFDAPQQPETSEAPEAPPSSSATVEQAAGSSVPDVQAIQAQAAAAQAQGMAQLQATADQLKQAGVVPKESPAQAAAPANETFSGAGVPPGVQTGIQPRAQVGARIDEDMIGASGMGADEEQEDYTPSKMPYNQEEWTLGRVYPLQARRNSDTLNRRLNTCEEQAGKQDRPDLLPRIEAARSQVEALNKLLKKKAPKEAIQEALYNLSEEVMDIYNTLAI; this is encoded by the coding sequence TTGATTTTCGATGCTTCAGGCAGCATGTGGGGGCAAATAGAGGGCAAGGCAAAAATCACCATTGCTAAAGAAGTCATGGAAGGCATAGTCAACGATTTGCCCGACGACATCAATGTCGGGCTTACGGTCTACGGCCACCGCCGCAAAGGGGATTGCGACGACCTGGAAACCCTCATCCCTTTAGGCCCCATAGACAAACAGGCCTTTATTGAAAAGATCAAGGCCATCAATCCCAAGGGCAAGACGCCCATGCTGCGGTCCATCCGCCTGACCGCCGAGGCCATCAAGCATCTGGAGGACGAAACCACCATCCTGCTTGTTTCCGACGGCAAGGAAACCTGCGATCCCGAACCCTGCGCCTTTGTGGCTGAACTCAAAAAACTGGGAATTAACTTTGTCATGCATGTGGTGGGCTTTGACGTGGGAGGTGAGACCGAGGAGGAACTGAAGTGCATGGCCGCCGCAGGGGACGGGGAGTATTTTCCGGCTTCCAATGCAGACAAACTCAAGGAGGCTCTGACCACGGTCATTGAAAAAACCGTGGAAAAAAACCTCAAAGTATCCGCCCTGCTTAACGGAAAGCCGCTGGATGTGCAGGTCGTGGTCTTAAACCCGCAAACCGGCGAAGAAGTGATGCAGGGCCAGTCCACGAAAACCCGCCCGGCGAGTTTCGCCCTGCCGCCCGGGGTGTACGACGTCAAAGTCATTGATGCATGGGTCCAGGATTCTCATCCCCACAAGCTGTTCAAGGCCGTGGAGGTCACGGAAAATGACGTCACGGAGATCACCGCGAAATTCGGCGCCGGCAGGCTGGAGGTCTCCCCTATCAAAGAAGGCATGCTGTTTTCCGCCGCCGTGGAAGTCAAAGGTTCCAACGGCCAGGATTTTCGCGATAACAGCACTGAAACAAGGACCGCCGCATTCGATCTGGAAGAGGGCGCCTACACGGTCTCAGTCAGGGACGCCTGGGGAACCGACTCTATTATTGATCTGGGCGAGGTCATCGTTGTCCCTGGCGAGACGGTCAAAAAGGAAGCCGTCTTCGAGACCGGCTTCCTGCAATTATTCCCAATGAAGCAGGGGAAACTGTTTAGCGCGGCTGTGATAGTCAAGACTCCGCAAGGGGAAGAGAAAAGCGACAACAGCACCGAAACCAGGCCCGCCAAGTTCGAACTGCTCCCCGGCCAATATTCCATCACGGTGCGGGACGCTTGGGGAACCGACGCCATTATTGACCTTGGCGAAGTTACGATTATCCCGGGCCAGACGGTGAAAAAGGAAGCGGCCTTCGAGTCCGGCTTTCTGGAGGTTTATCCCCGGAAAAAAGGAGAACTGTTTGACGCTGCCGTAAAGACCAAGACCCTGCAAGGCAAAAGCCTGATGAAGTACAGCACCTCAAGCACGCCAGCCAAGTTTGAACTGCCCCCGGGAAAATACTCCGTCCAGATCTCGGACGAATGGGGAACCAAGGCCGTTATGGACCTGGGTGAAATCGAAATTCTCTCGAGCCAAACAATTAAAAAGGAGGTTTCCTTTGAGTCCGGCGTCCTGGAGGTCTCTCCCATTAGAAACGGAAAACTCTTTTACGCCGCCGTGGAGTTGACCAAGCCGGACGGAGAGGTGGTCCGGGATGACAGCACGGAAAACGCGCCGTCCAAGTTTGAAGTCCTGCCTGGCGTTTATTCCATAGAAATACGGGACGATTGGGGCGACAAATCCAAGAGAACCTTTAAGGTGGAGATCAAAGCCGGGGAAACCGTTCGCAAAACCGTGGATTTTGACGCTCCTCAGCAGCCCGAAACATCCGAAGCTCCGGAGGCGCCGCCTTCATCTTCCGCAACCGTGGAGCAAGCTGCAGGATCATCCGTTCCTGACGTTCAGGCCATCCAGGCCCAGGCCGCTGCGGCCCAGGCTCAGGGCATGGCGCAACTGCAGGCGACTGCGGATCAATTGAAGCAGGCAGGCGTCGTTCCCAAGGAATCCCCCGCCCAGGCTGCAGCCCCGGCAAATGAGACCTTTTCCGGGGCCGGAGTTCCGCCCGGGGTGCAGACCGGCATACAGCCCCGAGCTCAGGTGGGCGCCCGGATTGACGAAGACATGATCGGAGCTTCCGGAATGGGCGCGGATGAGGAGCAGGAGGATTACACCCCCTCCAAGATGCCTTACAATCAGGAGGAGTGGACCCTGGGCCGCGTGTACCCTCTGCAGGCCAGGCGCAATTCCGACACCCTGAATCGTCGCCTCAATACTTGCGAAGAGCAGGCCGGAAAGCAGGATCGCCCGGACCTCCTGCCCCGCATCGAGGCGGCGCGGAGCCAGGTGGAGGCCCTGAACAAACTGCTGAAAAAAAAGGCGCCCAAGGAAGCTATCCAGGAAGCCCTATATAACCTGTCTGAGGAAGTCATGGATATCTACAATACCCTGGCCATCTAA